One region of Desulfitobacterium chlororespirans DSM 11544 genomic DNA includes:
- a CDS encoding N-acetylmuramoyl-L-alanine amidase, with protein sequence MPQIEWVGTPNFRYGRNGLQPLAIVNHITAGYYPGCLDWMQHPGSQASAHYLVLRNGRILQLVKDENTAWHAGIVSKPDWNLYDGTNPNYYTIGIEHEGMPGDELTEAQYQSTLWLHKQLIAKYPAIAIDNRHIIGHYRIDSINRPNCPGAKFPWAELFTDLKGEHDVDHLVIYADGDVGAALLLSFKLKCPMVHKAFAEKIQAKHKHWVGVQGINGNRNYYYAGSDRIETAKLGL encoded by the coding sequence ATGCCGCAAATCGAATGGGTAGGTACCCCCAACTTTAGATATGGTCGCAACGGCCTCCAACCCTTGGCCATTGTCAATCATATCACCGCCGGTTATTATCCGGGCTGCTTAGACTGGATGCAGCATCCTGGCTCCCAGGCAAGTGCACATTATTTGGTTTTAAGAAACGGCCGCATACTGCAGCTGGTCAAAGATGAAAACACAGCCTGGCATGCAGGCATAGTGAGCAAACCCGATTGGAACCTGTATGATGGAACGAATCCCAACTACTATACCATCGGCATTGAACACGAAGGAATGCCTGGAGATGAGCTGACAGAAGCTCAGTATCAGTCCACCCTATGGCTCCACAAGCAGCTCATCGCCAAGTACCCAGCCATCGCCATTGATAACCGGCATATCATTGGTCATTACAGAATTGACAGTATAAACAGACCAAACTGCCCAGGGGCTAAGTTTCCCTGGGCAGAGTTATTTACTGATTTGAAGGGAGAGCATGACGTGGATCACCTCGTAATCTATGCCGATGGAGATGTCGGAGCTGCACTTTTGCTCAGCTTTAAGCTGAAATGCCCGATGGTCCATAAAGCCTTTGCAGAGAAAATCCAGGCCAAGCATAAGCACTGGGTTGGAGTGCAAGGAATAAACGGCAACAGAAATTACTACTATGCCGGAAGTGACCGGATAGAGACTGCGAAATTAGGATTGTAA
- a CDS encoding BppU family phage baseplate upper protein: protein MLLKKYGLSLDIKREKAMHAPVMEFVQGDIGTCALDISIREMNDPVDLSELTVEIVFAKPDGTTVIQDLANGVTITDAANGKITCTLKTNTIAVAGKVHAEVRLLAGEKLLSTPRFAFDVRKALLNDEAIESMDEIPILQQLIADVQNVEGKQGPQGEPGPAGASAYDLWLTQGNTGTVDDFLRDIILGAQGPNIYPTPLTWSSLDPGQSGVEILEQIQCGGQVLKMPQPWLWLRGTTTTELIPGEMYRVSYYTRKDGTEFSDVEARFIIPYDGGSYDYVLGSEDGTREINNDWRLFTIEFRWQGENKRPQVFVQTNKASIDNPVYFAAPSLRRINT from the coding sequence ATGTTGTTAAAAAAATACGGACTTTCTCTGGATATAAAGCGTGAAAAGGCTATGCACGCGCCTGTTATGGAATTTGTGCAGGGGGATATCGGAACCTGTGCTCTGGATATCTCAATTAGAGAGATGAATGATCCTGTAGACCTATCAGAGCTGACCGTCGAAATTGTTTTCGCAAAACCTGACGGCACAACTGTTATTCAGGATCTGGCCAACGGGGTAACCATCACGGACGCCGCCAATGGAAAAATCACCTGTACTCTAAAAACAAACACGATCGCGGTGGCCGGCAAGGTGCATGCTGAGGTAAGGCTGTTGGCAGGGGAAAAACTACTTTCTACTCCTCGTTTTGCCTTTGACGTTCGAAAAGCTCTTTTAAACGACGAGGCGATTGAAAGCATGGACGAAATTCCCATTTTGCAGCAGCTGATCGCTGATGTGCAAAATGTAGAAGGAAAGCAAGGTCCTCAGGGAGAGCCTGGTCCGGCAGGAGCCTCCGCCTATGATCTTTGGCTGACGCAAGGAAATACCGGGACTGTAGATGACTTTTTGCGCGATATAATCTTAGGCGCGCAGGGGCCAAACATCTACCCCACCCCACTTACTTGGTCCTCACTTGATCCAGGTCAATCCGGGGTTGAAATTTTAGAGCAAATTCAATGCGGAGGCCAGGTGCTTAAAATGCCACAGCCATGGCTGTGGCTAAGAGGCACAACGACTACAGAATTGATACCAGGAGAGATGTACCGGGTATCTTATTACACAAGAAAAGACGGAACAGAATTTAGTGATGTTGAGGCGCGCTTTATTATTCCGTACGATGGTGGGAGCTATGACTACGTTCTAGGCTCCGAGGATGGCACGCGAGAGATAAACAATGACTGGCGGCTGTTTACCATAGAATTTCGTTGGCAGGGTGAGAATAAAAGACCTCAAGTGTTTGTGCAGACCAATAAAGCCAGTATAGATAACCCGGTCTATTTCGCAGCGCCGAGCCTACGAAGAATAAACACATAA
- a CDS encoding XkdX family protein, whose translation MSFEIIKSNYEKGLWTKQMVKLAVGRVITAGQYKEITGEDY comes from the coding sequence ATGTCATTTGAAATTATTAAGAGCAACTATGAAAAGGGATTATGGACAAAACAAATGGTGAAGCTTGCCGTAGGCAGGGTTATCACGGCTGGGCAGTATAAGGAGATAACTGGAGAAGATTATTGA